DNA from Elaeis guineensis isolate ETL-2024a chromosome 2, EG11, whole genome shotgun sequence:
agggtcttgccggagcacccccaactccggtttagacttcccttgtaggtcctgacggcggccgcggtcatctcaactccagcttctccagctttGACGAAATTCTGTACCAACAATGCCCATTAGGGAATGGTGCGAGTCATGACTGATCGAGTtggacatcatatgccacagctGTGCCCCTatgacgctcttcgattggcgtcacattaTGCTGGCTCAGAGGGAGGTCTTCTATAgccacttatagataaaataatatttagtaaaatatttaattagcactatatttttataatatttattattgacgggctatatttgatattatcGATTGAGTACAATTACGTATAGTAAGCTGTGGATGATCATTTATGCTCGTGTTTCAAAGATTACCACCATCGTATTTATCACCACTGATATGCTATAGTGCAAGACTAGGGGGCGGAGGTAGCATGGCAGTGGCCATATGACAGCATCAGTATTGAGGATTGAGCTGTCATATGCCGTAGGTATGAAGATCCGGTATATCAGGTtaagcatctaattttttttagagtttaataattgaatcatttattcttaaatttagttagttATTTACTAATTTGACTGTTAACTATACAGGATCGATGTGCTTGAAATGCCATCAATCGAACAAGATAGACTGTCGCGCACTATGGGGGTTCGAGACCGTTCGCTCGCCATATAAAGcagatgataaataatttttatttagcatattttaactctttaactatttaaattttttttattaattattctcaaattatagaaaGATGTAGAGAATGacaagcttcctggtaggatcgagatCTACCAGCAGATCCACTAGCGATGGTCAgaggagtggacgacggggagtcAGGAGTtttatgtaagttttttcaactattttttttattgatattttgatttttagtaccaacttagaatagctataattttaattttcagaatcgtataatagagattagatcccagcctatccctgtgggctcgaccgcatccatagataatgagatctatgatcagatgcttggtatgagatcttATTATGTTAGAAGGCTAGGATATGGGATTAGTGCTCCCCCATCCTCACACTCATCCAGGACTGACGTCCATGCTGCCTGTGATATCCGATTGATGAAAATACAGAGACAGACTGTTGAGGATCGACAGCAGACCAATGAGGATCGACAGCGGATGAGACAGATGATCGAGTAGATGGCACAAATGGAGTAGATGATGGAGctaatgaggcagcagcaggtcggTCCGAGCTCCTCCATCCGTTCTTCTTCTCCAGATGCTGATGCTTGACAGCGAGcggcttatttttatatttttatatttttattttggatctcttataattattaaatttatttttttataattatattttaatataataaaattattaaatttatttataagtttattatgtaaatttttattttatagattataaatatataacattaaaaatataaataaaaaaatatatatttgtaaattatttttttaaaaaatattatattttaattagcgatggaattatttgtgataaaaaatgtgTCGCAAATAACATTATTTGTGAGGGAACTATTCtgtcgtaaataatttattttttaaattttaattttttttaattattgtgaTGGAATATTAtagtcgtaaataatttttttggcaacataacaatttatgatgaaattttgtgCTGCAAAAaagtaatttatttatttattaaaatatattaaatttatttattaaattattgatgatagaaaatttttatcgtaaataattttatttatgatgaaattacattatttgcaatgaaattttttttcgtcataaataattttaaaaataaaaaaaaattacgatgtaaatatttcgttgcaaaaaaataatttttagcgataaaaatttcgtTTCCGTCGTAAAATATTATCTGCGACTGTATTTTTAGCAGGACAGTATGATAGGCAAAATTTTCATCGCATATACTTATTTGCTACAGAAATTTAGTATTTGCGACGCTTTTTGCATCGCAAATACACTTTTCTGTTGCTATGATATCTATTATTGATCCCCATCTCCAATGGCACATGTGATGAGCCACCGAGCCATGCTGATCTTTTTGATCTTCCTTCCTTCTGACCTCCGCTTTAATCATTGTATTCGAGAAGATTGATAGAAACTCTAATACAATCCCATCAAATCACGTCACCGTTGGGAGCAGCTAGCTATCGGTCAGATAAGACAGCTACAAACGAAATTCTTCTAagcgtaaataattttatttatgatgaaaatacattatttgcaatgaaatttttttcatcataaataattttaaaaataaaaaaaatttacgatgtaaatatttcgttgcaaaaaaataatttttagcgacaaaaatttcgtTTCCGTCGTAAAATATTATCTGCGACTGCATTTTTAGCAGGACAGTATGATAGGCAAAATTTTCATCGCATATACTTATTTGCGACAGAAATTTAGTATTTGTGACGCTTTTTGCATCGCAAATATACTTTTCTGTTGCTGTGATATCTATTATTGATCCCCATCTCCAATGGCACATGTGATGAGCCACCGAGCCATGCTGATCTTTTTGATCTCCCTTCCTTCTGACCTCCGCTTTAATCATTGTATTCGAGAAGATTGATAGAAACTCTAATACAATCCCATCAAATCACGTCACCGTTGGGAGCAGCTAGCTATCGGTCAGATAAGACAGCTACAACCGCTCAATATCGAGATATCAAGCCGAAAATCTCAAGATAGCGCATCTAAAGGAGTCGGAACAATCTCCAATTCTTCTTTCTCACGATTCTCACCCTTACAAATAGAGGTAATCAAAGATCCACAAGGTATGTAATTCTCTCGCACGCTCCTTTTCATCTGTTTCAGATTTCTGATTTgagtatcagaaaatctctacTAAAACCACTCAAGGTCAGGAACTTATTGTTGTAAATCTGATTGCCATCATCTCTGTCGGGCATCGTTTTACTCCAGCAACCCTGTCAAGCCGAAAATCAACGGCGACGAGTCTCTTCCACTTATCCTCTATATTCTGTACCACACCTATCCTGACTCTGCTGTACAGaactcttattctttttcttatcAATAAATGACAAGGGCCTGCTTCCCCTTGCAGCCTCCTCCTTtgatccccaaaaaaaaaaaaagaaaaggttccCACGGCTCATTGCAGGCCTCCCTTCTTTCCTCTTGCACGTGCCAAGATGACGATAAGAGAAGCATTCTTCTAAGGGCTCAGTAGCGAAAAATCCTCGGATTGCATGGAGACAATCTCCCTGCGtaagacattctctttctgaacTCTTTGACTACGGCTGAAGTTAAAAGTTTCGGGAAGGAAATGCGGCCTCCCATTCCAAGGCAATGCGGAGGCTGTTGCATCAAGACTCAAAGGCCTGGAACTCCGTCGATGCAACATGGCAAGTGTGGCTGTTGTGGAGTGATCGCCATCCCGTGCTTGGCACCCTGGCAGAGAAGGGTTTTGGTTAGTCATTTTGTGCATGTTTTGCTGCCTGAATGTGGTCCATTTTGATGCTTGGGTGTTTCTTTTTGGTTGGGGTGGTTTCTTGTATttcagaaaaatcatttatggacAGTTATTGTACTACTATCGAAGTTCTTTGTTTCAGCTTAGTGTTCTCTTCAACCCTGTGGCTTCCCGTTCACTGTTACCAGAAGAAGGCTCTAGCCGTTTCTCCAGCCTATGTGGATATAGAAgttgtttctttttttatatatcgCTGGTTTCTCAACCTAAGGATACTTCAGCCGATTCATTCATCTTTCGTATCATGGGCTCCCCCTCAGCGGAGCTTCTCAAAATCTTGTGGCGATTAATTCAAATCTTGATGATGGCCATTTTAACTTGGAACATCAAAGGTTTAGGGAGGGCGAGGAAGCTTCACGAGACGCCATGTTTCAATCCAAAGGCAAAGTCATCTGTATTCAAGAAGCTTAGCGAGATGCCATGTTTCTTCTTCATGCTTTTGAGCTTCTGACtagatcaaaaattaattttcagaagACCTTGATGGCCTGCGTGGGCTTTAGAGGAGAAAAACGTAACTGATTTGCTAGACTAATGGATTGCTCATTGACAAACTTCTCGATtgttggtggatgtctggtcagaatACTATTTTTCAGGACCTTTTCGATACTGCGCatcgcagcaggaagaaagaagaaataaaacagaaacaatcaaatacgtggatcagccaaaacaATGTTTgcctctatggggcatgcaagcttcactataagaaaagagaaaaagttacaAGAGGATATCACATCCTCAATCCTGATACATCGAATCTCTTCCTCATAggaaactctccctcacaaaagctctctttctagAAAGACCCCCTGAATCTCTGAAGTGATCACTATCCGCTATCCAATAGTCTGCTTGAAGCCCCTACTGCTTCTATTGGCGCCTCGCTTCTGTTCTCTGAGTTCTCTACCAAACAAAGTCGCACGCACACCCCCTATTCCATGAACAGGGCCTTTTAAAGACTTAAATCGGTAAAAGAATAGGACACAGACTCCTTTCAGCACCCAAAACACTTCCCTAAACCCTCGGATCTTGACCGGTAGCGCCCCAGGCCGTCTGATCACGATGTGGTCCACGAAATAACCCGTAGACCGTGAGAAATGAGTAGGAAACGCCATTCTACCCACGGTGAACTACGAGAAACTGAGGAAAATGCCCACTCGATTCACGCAGATCCCCGATGGACCGCCGGTCCACGCCTACGTGTGGACCGTGTGAAGAGAAATGCACGGACCGAGCCTGCGTGAGCTAGCATGGGCCTAGGCCGCGCTCGTGCCTGAGCTAATGGACCTGGGCCATGCTCTGCACGCACAGGCGCCCGCATGTTTGCGAGCTGGGCCACGCGTTCGTGGCCTGGTCGCGCGCTGCCGCACGTGACCACGCCACTACTGCCTCCGCCGGCCCACCACCGGCCGCCGCCGGCCTCCGTCGCTCCGAATTTCATGCTATCTTCAATTGAGCATATCTCTTTCATTCGGACTCCTTTTGAGGTGATTTTGCGCTCGTTGAACTTCGTTCGTCGTCGCGGACCTTGCTGTGAGCTCAATGTGAACTGAATGTCAAAACGTCAAATCTTAACACCGATCAACTACCTCAGCTTTCCTCTTAACTATAAGAAACTAAGATCAGCTGACTGAAATTTCTTGGTGGAAAATACCGATAAAAGATTAGGTTCACAGAAATGCAAACGGCTCAGCATAGGGGGTCAACTAGCACTTGTTAATTCCGTCCTTGGCTCGATTCTGGTGTACCGGATGTCATCGATGTTGTTACCAATTAAAGTGATCAATAAAATAGATAAGAGAAGAAGACAATAATTCCTATGGCCGGGCACAAAACATACATGGGAGGTCATTATTTAGTCAAAGGAAAGAAAGTCTGTATAGGACTCTGATATTTGCGTAGGAGCTGGTTGTGGATCTTCTCTTGATCTCGTACGTGTCACCTTGCTGCTACTTCCTTATACCTTATCCGGCTACTTTCTTGTAAGAAAGTAGCACCCACATTGTGGTAGCGTGATCAATGGCACCTTCTCTGTCATTGAAGTGGCAGCAAGGTGACTTTCCGAGAGTTTTCGAGAGTTAGGCCCGAAAGATCAAAGCTACAGGCCTAGAAAAACCATGTGTGGGCTCTACATCAACAGCAGATTTGGACTTAATTACGAGGCACGTTCCTCTTATCCAGCGAGGGCTCCCCTGATACAGAAAGATTGCTGTGCGTCGGCTGCTTTGGTCCTTGCGGTTAACCTACTGCAACAAGGAAAGACCCTCTCTTTTAATGCTATCCTTGAACAGAGCGAAACCTAAAAATGATCCTCCAAATAGAATctgcatcttatgcatgcaaTGGAAGGCCAAAGAGGTCCAAATGTATCCCGATCTGCAGATTATACAGCACAGTTTCATCTCTGTACGACCATAATTTtacaaaaaatctgaaaaattgGTCCCTCCCAGATCCTTGATGAAAGGCATCGAGCGAGAGGGAGGAACAGAAAAATTTTGAAGCCTATAGGAATCAAATCCGAATCATATCTAAGCTGGAACCTCCTTGGTGCCAGGGATATGCGATAAGGACCTGGAGCTTAGACCCCGCTTCTAGAAGTGGTGACACTCCGAACGTTGCTCTGGACAGGTCCTGATAGTGCTAAACTTGATGCTCTTGAGTAGGCAAGAACACCGAAGGTTGATTTAGGACGACCTAGGAAGTATACTTCATCCCCACCATTCacactcctttttttttatttttggtaagACATTCGCTTTATACAACTCTAGTATAAGtacaatttcaaaaattaaaaaagagaaTGTCCGGAAAGTACAtcggtaaaaaaaaaatatcatttcaaacccCATCAGGATGCTGAGCAACAAACGAGGCCACCCATCCATACTCCTCTTTGAATAGTAGATTCTGGAGGAATGGCCCACATCTTTGCAAATGAAGCAAACCAAGCTACTACGGCACTCCCGCCTATGGTGGCCCAAGTCTATAGAGCGAAAATAGTCCCCTTTTTGAGTGGAAAGTCCCTCTTTCTCTAGGAAGTAAGGAATGGAATGGACCTACGTACATCCTATGCCGACGCCGAGCTCTTAAAGATCGATGATCAATGCCCGGAGTTAAAACCAAAATGAAGAATGGTACCCTAGTTGTTGGCGTTAGTTGGCTTAATAAATATATCATTCCATGCTCTCTTTAAGAATCTCTAGGGCAAAGAAGAAGTGGAGTCAATAGCAAGCTATTTGCCCTTGTCAGAGCTAGAGAACTTCCGATGGACCTGTCATATTCACTCCCTCTTGATAATCAACTCTAGATGGGCCACGATGAAGATGAGGTACATTAAAGCCATTAAAACCAGACAAGAATCCTCACCTACCCAGAGGGACAACATTGGCTCTAGTTAATGTCAGAGAATGAGGATGATGAATGGTCCTTTTATGATCCAAATCCCTATTTCTAGCACCTTGGCCGCATCTTCAATCTCTCCTGCTAGCAACAATCGTCACCCATCTGTCTCTCCCTTGCTCTAGCGGCCCTCTAGTCATTTGCCTTCAAATATATACACAACTTCAAATCTGTATATACAAAGGTATACAcgcaaaatatctaaaaatttgtAACGTGGTCCAACTTTAATTTAGGTTTTCAGCACATTTATGCTTTGTGGATAACAATTACAAAGGTCACATGCTAATGGAATCAAAGAGATACTTTCGTAAGGAGGAAGCTGACATAATGTTCGGCCACAACTGAAGTACATATATACGGatacaaatacatacatatataatcatAACCAATCCCCGCTAATCATCAAGCTAAGCCACGGCTGACAAACCTTTGAAAGACAACAACTGGTTTTGCCTCTTGCTCCTCAAGAGTTTGAAAGAGGCTTCCGAGCAAGGAAGAAGTACATCGGTGTAAAAATCTCATCCCTGCATCAATTAGCGACGTTACCTCATTTGAAACTGTCATGCAAACATTACTACATATGAAGATTGGGAGCATCCAGAAATTATAATAATTCGTGAACTCAAAATATTTACTCACCTTCCACCTTCCACAAGTGCGTCACCATCCTTTTCTAGGAATGAATGAACTTTTGAACTGCCTGCCGGAGCAAGTCCGACAAATTCTAGCATACTAACCTATAaaacacaagatgcaaatggaAGAAAGCAGCAGGAAAAAGCAGAAACAAGAAATGAAAACAGTAACGATCTAATTTACCACAGATCTAGTAATGCAACGTCCAATGGCTATTGATCGGAAGTTATTTATGGCGAGTTTGAACGCATCGAAGGGCAAATACCATGGCACTTCGGAATCTAAGCTACGATCTCTCTCCCACACAACCTGTAAGATTTCATTTGTAAATGGTCTCAAATAGGTCTATATAGAGAAAGCATTAAGGACCAGTACATTATGTGTGACATCTTACCTCAAACCCAGCAAGCTTTAAGGCTTCAAGACATTGGCTTGTAGTTCTTATATCTAGGAGACCAGAACCAAGTTCAATATCAGCCTTAATTTTCTGATGCTTTTCATTCCTGGGATCAAAGTGATCAGTCAAGCACAACTCATAGGCCGCAAAACACTGACCAGGCTTAAGTACTCTGCAAATCTCCTTATAGCAGGCAACCTATACCAACCATAAAGGCATTAGAAGTATTTGGAAATAGTGTGATATGCAAACTAAAATAAACCATAACAAATGTTTAGACAAGCATTTGCATTGGAGTATACCAGGTCTGTTGCATAGGATGTTGCTTCTATTGCATATATACCATCAAAAGTATTATCAGGGAATGGCATATCCATGAAGTTACCCTGTTGATATGATAAACAAACATTAGGCATGAAGATTAGCTAGAACATTAACCAAAATATTAAGGTTCTCTTGAGCACTGGTTTTGTCTGTGTATGTTAACAACAAAAGCATATCTTTAAATTAGAGGGAATAGAAATAGCATAAATTCAGTGAGATAAAATGGTTGTGCATAAATAGACAGATATATAGTGGAAAACAACTGcagaaatatgaaaaatattgacaGTCAAAGAGAGGAGAGAACGGGCGAAGAGTACCTTAACTAGTTTGCAAGATTCACTAAATCCTGCTAACCGGTTGAGCTCCTGTGGGGTAAACATTGTTAGCATGCATTACTATCAAATTTCAAATGGACATTGATGTTAACAAAGACATACTGatactaataatatttttaaaaaattgtaaCAACCTTGGCTCTTGATATTTGGTACTCATTGTTGTTCAAACCGGTAATGGATGTTAAGCTGCAATAGTTAAATTCAAAATGTTAGCTCATCTAATCTCATCAATGTGTCTTGGTGTAACAATGCAGAACTTCATGCAAAAAAAACTAGTTAAAAAGTGTTATTTGGATTTCTTGACATTATACAAGCATTTAAGATCATTTCAGTGAATAATTAATGTGGAACGGACCTCACACTTAGTATGGTATAATCTTAAAACCTTCACCAATTTTGGAAGCGATAATTATTTCTCTGTGTAACTTTAGAATAGAATGCAGACTAATAAGAGGGAAGATTACCTAAATATAGACTAGCAAGAGGAGGGGGTGTGAAGGTTACCTAAATCTAGCTATTTCCCGTAGTGGTCCACCAATCCCGCAACCCACATCGAGCACCTGCATTTACAAATATAGAAGTGCATGTTACCTATAAAGCACTTGGCTACTAAGAGGCGTCGTGTAAGTTATAAAATGGAAAGACTACTAAAACCTTCATTCCCCTTTTCAAGCCTAGTTGCAGGGCAAGAAAATGCTCATGCCGCTTGATGCTTTCTCGAAATGTCTCCCCTTTACATCTTCATAAACATTAATTATTATAATGATTACTAACATAGAGTTATCATGAAAGATGAATAAACATAGTATAGGAATTTCTTTTGAAAGACGAATATAGTAAATTCAGAGTAATGAAAGTACGAGGTGCTAACCTGCTTGCAAAGTGAAAGGATTCGCCCCAGGTATATTCCACGTATCTGGTTACAAGATCATAGTACTTGTTTACCTGAAATGCATCGTATAAATACCAAAAGCGTTTACAATTGCGCTTCGAGGATTTGGACGAAGCCACAATTACTGTTTCATGTCAGGTTTGAAGCCACGATGATGTTTTAAAATCCCTTCATTGGATTaccagaaacaaaaaaaaaaagcttctttATTAAAATACAGATCCCCTCACAAGACAAACAAGCGTCATCTGATCACTAGTGTATACTTTATTCATAATTAAAACAGTTTATAAATCAGAAGTGCTAACTACATAGTCTTTTACAAGTAACCAATTTtggaattttaaagaaaacctatGGTTGCATTTGTGATGGCTGTCActttagaagagagaaaaataaaaaagcaagAAATATGGTTCCCATGTTTTAACATTTTTGACAACCCAAACTTGTTTGATAGtcaatcttttttgaaaaaaatgaaaaaaaaaaaaaaaaaagtaacccTGGAAAAAGAGCAAGTCTTGTTAAAATATTCAAGTAGAAGGGATCCCATAAATGGACCAAACTTATCCCTTCAATTGATGTCAGAAGCGGACGTTTACAGCTCAATTATCTTAGGATACAACAGTAAATATCCAAGCGATATCCTAGAGTATGTATGCCTTCTAACCTTCTCTTCCCCGAAATAGCCAGCAAGCCAACATTCCTCTGATTCTGTGACCATATGACGCtctaacctatgggatcacattttTAAATGTCCACACTGGCAGTGAGTTTAATATATACCAAATCCCCAAAAGTGAATTTAATTATTGCTCTATTAAAATTACCATCCAACAAATAGATAAAGAATAGATAAATAACTAAATTCTCTCACCATGTCAGCGGCGTTGGCCTTTCTCGTCCCCTCATTCCCCCCATGATACTTCTTGTACCTATAGAAATGGTCATCGCATACACAATTTGTAAGTAATTGCGCTCAGAAAGAACTACTTTGGAAATAAATTGCTGTGAACACCGGGAAGTAACTTCAATGCACCACCTTTTGGTGGCGTCAATTTATCTGTGGATTGTCAAAATCAGTAATGAAAGcagcaagatttttttttttttttggctttgcgAAGATTTTTTCTATATCATCAAACAGGATTTCTTTGGTTCGTGGAAAAAATTTATTCCTTTAAAAAATTACTTCAAATTACTTTCTAAGAATATGAtgtctgaaattataattttaatatatttaatttattataaaaaaataatttattaaaaaataatttatatttaatttgaatatctatttttttgtaaaaactatgtaaaatatcttttatatctttaataaatataaaaatatatctttttgcTCCCAActctatataaatattaatataatatttatattaatacaaatataatattaatataaatattattttattattaatattattataaatatattaaatgagataaaaaattttattttatgtttCAAGTTAAAAACAGCTCCCCACTTGAGTTTAAATTAAAAgtagctctccattctaaatataaattaaaagtaaCTCCCCATTTCTAACTGAAATGACCATTATACCCTTATATCTTCATACGGTTATACAATAaggtagtattattttataataacgcAGTACTGATTATAATAAGATAGTACTGTTTGCTAATATCGCAGTGTTGTTTTATAATAAGTAACGCAGTATTGATTTATAATAAGATGGTACTATTTTTTAATACAGCAGTACTATTTTTTAATATCGCAGTGTTGTTTTATAATACGacagtactgttttataataatgttatattacaataagatagtacttttttataataagacagtactGTATTATAATAAGAAAGTATTGTTTTGTAATACCCTTACAtcataataagatagtattattttacaataaggcaatattatattataataagatagtacTATTTTCTAAAATCGCAGTATTGTTTTAGTGTTGGTTTATAACTGCAGGGGCAATTTGATCATTTATGTAAATTGGGGAGCTGCTTTTAAGTAAAATTCAACTTAGGgagctacttttaagtttaaactcaaacAAGGAGTTTTCACTAGTTTACCCTAAATATGATAAAttagtataatataaatattataatattatatcaatataaatatcatattatattaatataaaattaatatattattaatattatattatattaatatttataagaataatattaaaaaaatatttttgaaaagaaaaaagattatcAATTTTCATACCATGAGAAGTTCCAAAATCCACCTCTTCCATAAATTTAtacttttcataaaatataaaaaatatttttgtatgagaAGAACTTTTTACattctctcttttcttaaaatttcaatcaaataaatGCTATCATCTGCTTCCCAAAAATTATCACTTCTTCTCCTAATTTTCACGAACCAAACAAGTCCA
Protein-coding regions in this window:
- the LOC140855680 gene encoding cycloartenol-C-24-methyltransferase 1-like isoform X2, translated to MGGMRGRERPTPLTWLERHMVTESEECWLAGYFGEEKVNKYYDLVTRYVEYTWGESFHFASRCKGETFRESIKRHEHFLALQLGLKRGMKVLDVGCGIGGPLREIARFSLTSITGLNNNEYQISRAKELNRLAGFSESCKLVKGNFMDMPFPDNTFDGIYAIEATSYATDLVACYKEICRVLKPGQCFAAYELCLTDHFDPRNEKHQKIKADIELGSGLLDIRTTSQCLEALKLAGFEVVWERDRSLDSEVPWYLPFDAFKLAINNFRSIAIGRCITRSVVSMLEFVGLAPAGSSKVHSFLEKDGDALVEGGRDEIFTPMYFFLARKPLSNS
- the LOC140855680 gene encoding cycloartenol-C-24-methyltransferase 1-like isoform X1; this encodes MSKPQPLSINRACKPRSSLRIASPRPSPGITFVSRSLQSFSVSGATAKKMSDSGALSSVTNVGGRLEKARIKSTMEQYKKYHGGNEGTRKANAADMVNKYYDLVTRYVEYTWGESFHFASRCKGETFRESIKRHEHFLALQLGLKRGMKVLDVGCGIGGPLREIARFSLTSITGLNNNEYQISRAKELNRLAGFSESCKLVKGNFMDMPFPDNTFDGIYAIEATSYATDLVACYKEICRVLKPGQCFAAYELCLTDHFDPRNEKHQKIKADIELGSGLLDIRTTSQCLEALKLAGFEVVWERDRSLDSEVPWYLPFDAFKLAINNFRSIAIGRCITRSVVSMLEFVGLAPAGSSKVHSFLEKDGDALVEGGRDEIFTPMYFFLARKPLSNS